The Micromonospora krabiensis genome window below encodes:
- a CDS encoding phospholipase has protein sequence MHRHAYGPTETGTVVLDLGGQTGALIIYTGGDLHGREIEVSPADPVDAARTHAAVRERRVRDGTFHSAVYPDLPAGRYTVWWDERTSAGTVSVEGGAVAEFTWPSGFRAGSG, from the coding sequence GTGCACCGGCACGCGTACGGGCCGACGGAGACCGGCACCGTCGTCCTCGACCTGGGCGGGCAGACCGGTGCCCTGATCATCTACACGGGAGGCGACCTGCACGGCCGAGAAATCGAGGTCAGCCCGGCCGACCCGGTCGACGCGGCGCGTACGCACGCGGCGGTGCGGGAGCGTCGGGTGCGGGACGGCACCTTCCACAGTGCCGTCTACCCGGACCTGCCCGCCGGTCGCTATACCGTCTGGTGGGACGAGCGCACGTCGGCCGGAACGGTCTCCGTCGAGGGGGGAGCGGTCGCCGAGTTCACCTGGCCGAGCGGCTTTCGTGCGGGCTCCGGCTGA
- a CDS encoding DUF4331 domain-containing protein — translation MSSHREAPEIAKDPVADSADLYAFVSPDRPDTVTLIANYVPLQLPSGGPNFFEFGDDVRYEIHIDNDGDARPDVTYRFEFTTEITNPNSFLYNTGPIDSLDSRNWNRRQFYSLTRVVDGREHRLAHKLPCPPCNVGPLSTPTYADLVRQATFSLSTGERVFAGQRADGFFVDLGAVFDLGTLRPFQQLHVAGKKVFAAEGEPVNATDRMNVHTIALQVPLNLVRRRANRYGVADRASVIGVWTSASRRQVRVRGGEPGADVATGPFAQVSRLGNPLFNEVIVPMSRKDLWNSLPPSEDKRFARFVEQPELAALLPALYPGVFPNLDRLGKAKKPRADLVALLLTGVPEGLVDGFTNATGDVQADMLRLNTAIPPTRKPDRFGVLGGDLAGFPNGRRVGDDVVTIALRAIAGLTVPLVDPTFRPDAAAATVTPGLSAADVTAPFLAAFPYLATPYDGFGNPSAA, via the coding sequence ATGTCTTCCCACCGTGAGGCACCGGAGATAGCCAAGGATCCGGTCGCCGACTCCGCCGACCTGTACGCGTTCGTCAGCCCCGACCGGCCCGACACGGTCACGCTGATCGCCAACTACGTGCCGTTGCAGCTGCCGTCGGGCGGCCCGAACTTCTTCGAGTTCGGCGACGACGTGCGGTACGAGATCCATATCGACAACGACGGCGACGCCCGCCCCGATGTCACCTACCGGTTCGAATTCACGACCGAGATCACCAATCCGAACAGCTTTCTCTACAACACCGGGCCGATCGACTCGCTGGACAGCCGGAACTGGAATCGCCGGCAGTTCTACAGCCTGACCCGGGTGGTCGACGGCCGGGAGCACCGGCTGGCGCACAAGCTGCCCTGCCCACCGTGCAACGTGGGCCCGCTGTCCACGCCGACGTACGCCGATCTGGTGCGCCAGGCGACGTTCAGCCTCTCGACGGGTGAGCGGGTGTTCGCCGGGCAGCGCGCGGACGGCTTCTTCGTGGACCTGGGCGCGGTCTTCGACCTGGGTACGCTGCGGCCGTTCCAGCAGTTGCACGTGGCCGGGAAGAAGGTCTTCGCGGCCGAGGGGGAGCCGGTCAACGCCACCGACCGGATGAACGTGCACACCATCGCGCTCCAGGTGCCGCTGAACCTGGTCCGTCGGCGCGCCAACCGGTACGGCGTGGCCGACCGGGCGTCGGTGATCGGCGTGTGGACGTCCGCCTCGCGTCGGCAGGTGCGGGTGCGGGGCGGCGAGCCGGGCGCGGACGTGGCCACCGGCCCCTTCGCGCAGGTGTCCCGGCTCGGTAACCCGTTGTTCAACGAGGTCATCGTGCCGATGTCCAGGAAGGACCTGTGGAACTCGCTGCCGCCGTCGGAGGACAAGCGGTTCGCCCGGTTCGTCGAGCAGCCGGAGCTGGCCGCCCTGCTGCCGGCCCTCTACCCGGGGGTGTTCCCCAACCTGGACCGGCTCGGCAAGGCGAAGAAACCGCGCGCGGACCTGGTCGCGCTGCTGCTGACCGGTGTGCCGGAGGGGCTGGTCGACGGCTTCACCAACGCCACAGGCGACGTCCAGGCCGACATGTTGCGCCTGAACACCGCCATCCCGCCCACCCGGAAGCCGGACCGGTTCGGGGTGCTCGGCGGCGACCTGGCGGGCTTCCCGAACGGTCGCCGGGTCGGTGACGACGTGGTGACCATCGCGCTGCGCGCGATCGCCGGGCTTACCGTGCCGCTGGTGGACCCCACGTTCCGCCCGGACGCGGCGGCCGCCACGGTGACGCCGGGGTTGAGCGCCGCCGACGTCACCGCGCCGTTCCTGGCCGCCTTCCCCTACCTGGCCACACCGTACGACGGGTTCGGCAACCCGTCCGCGGCGTGA
- a CDS encoding bifunctional FO biosynthesis protein CofGH — MVDRTDSGPTEASVRRALRRAATGRALDVDEATALLGARGKSLDELLAVAGGIRDAGLREAGRPGVVTYSKKVFIPLTRLCRDRCHYCTFATVPHRLPAAYLEKDEVLAIAREGAAQGCKEALFTLGDRPEERWPAARRWLDERGYDSTLDYLRACAVAVLEETGLLPHLNPGVLSWSELQRLKPVAPSMGMMLETTATRLWSEPGGPHFGSPDKEPAVRLRVLDDAGRVGVPFTTGILIGIGETHAERVDAIFAMRRAQREYGHLQEVIVQNFRAKPDTAMRGMPDAELHDLAATVAVARVLLGPRARIQAPPNLIEGEYDLLLRAGIDDWGGVSPLTPDHVNPERPWPHLDDLARRTAEAGFTLRERLTVYPEYVRAGDPWLDPRVLAHVTALADPETGLAIEDARPVGRPWQEPDEVFGGRTDLHVTIDTAGRTTDRRGDFDSVYGDWAEVATKVTAAPAGAGDHDLRAALRLAADDPAALLEPRHTDAALALFGADGPALDELCRIADDVRRATVGDDVTYVVNRNINFSNVCYVGCRFCAFAQRERDADAYRLSVDQVADRAEEAWAAGATEVCLQGGIDPKMPVTGYADIVRAIKGRVPGMHVHAFSPMEIVTAAAKAGVPVREWLTQLREAGLDTIPGTAAEILDDEVRWVLTKGKLPAAAWVDVVSTAHELGIRSSSTMMYGHVDHPGQWLAHFRVLAGVQDRTGGFTEFVALPFVHTNAPIYLAGIARPGPTWRENRVVHAMARLLLHGRIDNIQCSWVKLGDAGTVAMLQGGCNDLGGTLMEETISRMAGSANGSARTEEQLRAIAEAAGRPARRRTTAYGHIHG; from the coding sequence ATGGTTGATCGCACCGACTCCGGCCCGACCGAGGCGAGTGTCCGCCGGGCGTTGCGCCGGGCCGCGACAGGTCGGGCGCTGGACGTTGACGAGGCGACCGCGCTGCTCGGCGCCCGCGGCAAGAGCCTGGACGAGCTGCTCGCCGTCGCCGGCGGGATCCGTGACGCCGGGCTGCGCGAGGCCGGGCGGCCGGGCGTGGTCACGTACTCCAAGAAGGTCTTCATCCCGCTGACCCGGCTGTGCCGGGACCGGTGCCACTACTGCACCTTCGCCACCGTGCCGCACCGGCTGCCGGCCGCCTACCTGGAGAAGGACGAGGTCCTGGCGATCGCCCGGGAGGGCGCGGCGCAGGGCTGCAAGGAGGCGCTGTTCACCCTCGGTGACCGGCCGGAGGAGCGCTGGCCGGCGGCCCGGCGGTGGCTGGACGAGCGGGGCTACGACTCCACCCTGGACTACCTGCGGGCCTGCGCGGTGGCGGTGCTGGAGGAGACGGGGCTGCTGCCGCACCTCAACCCGGGCGTGCTGTCCTGGTCGGAGCTGCAGCGGCTGAAGCCGGTGGCGCCGAGCATGGGGATGATGTTGGAGACCACGGCGACGCGGCTGTGGTCCGAGCCGGGTGGCCCGCACTTCGGTTCGCCGGACAAGGAGCCGGCGGTACGGCTGCGCGTGCTCGACGACGCGGGCCGCGTCGGCGTCCCGTTCACCACCGGCATCCTGATCGGCATCGGCGAGACCCACGCGGAGCGGGTCGACGCGATCTTCGCGATGCGGCGCGCGCAGCGGGAGTACGGCCACCTCCAGGAGGTGATCGTGCAGAACTTCCGCGCCAAGCCGGACACGGCGATGCGCGGCATGCCGGACGCGGAGCTGCACGACCTGGCCGCCACGGTGGCGGTGGCCCGGGTGCTGCTCGGCCCGCGGGCGCGCATCCAGGCCCCGCCGAACCTCATCGAGGGCGAGTACGACCTGCTGCTGCGCGCCGGCATCGACGACTGGGGCGGGGTGTCGCCGCTGACCCCGGACCACGTGAACCCGGAGCGCCCCTGGCCGCACCTGGACGACCTGGCCCGGCGTACGGCGGAGGCCGGTTTCACGCTGCGGGAGCGGCTGACCGTCTACCCGGAGTACGTCCGGGCCGGCGACCCGTGGCTCGACCCGCGCGTGCTCGCGCACGTCACCGCGCTGGCCGACCCGGAGACGGGCCTGGCAATCGAGGACGCCCGCCCGGTCGGCCGTCCGTGGCAGGAGCCGGACGAGGTGTTCGGTGGGCGCACCGACCTGCACGTCACCATCGACACCGCCGGCCGGACGACGGACCGCCGGGGCGACTTCGACAGCGTCTACGGCGACTGGGCGGAGGTGGCCACGAAGGTGACCGCCGCGCCGGCCGGAGCCGGCGACCACGACCTGCGGGCCGCGCTGCGGCTGGCCGCCGACGACCCGGCCGCCCTGCTGGAGCCCCGGCACACCGACGCCGCGCTGGCCCTGTTCGGCGCGGACGGGCCGGCGCTGGACGAGCTCTGCCGGATCGCCGACGACGTGCGGCGCGCGACCGTCGGCGACGACGTCACGTACGTGGTCAACCGCAACATCAACTTCAGCAACGTCTGCTACGTGGGCTGCCGGTTCTGCGCCTTCGCCCAGCGGGAGCGGGACGCGGACGCGTACCGGCTCTCGGTGGACCAGGTGGCCGACCGGGCCGAGGAGGCGTGGGCGGCGGGTGCGACCGAGGTGTGCCTGCAGGGCGGCATCGACCCGAAGATGCCGGTCACCGGTTACGCCGACATCGTCCGGGCGATCAAGGGCCGGGTGCCGGGGATGCACGTGCACGCGTTCTCGCCGATGGAGATCGTGACCGCGGCGGCGAAGGCCGGCGTGCCGGTGCGGGAGTGGCTGACGCAGCTGCGCGAGGCCGGCCTGGACACCATCCCGGGGACCGCCGCCGAGATCCTCGACGACGAGGTCCGCTGGGTGCTGACCAAGGGCAAGCTGCCGGCCGCCGCCTGGGTCGACGTGGTCAGCACGGCCCACGAGCTGGGCATCCGGTCCAGCTCCACGATGATGTACGGCCACGTCGACCACCCCGGGCAGTGGCTGGCCCACTTCCGCGTCCTGGCCGGCGTGCAGGACCGTACCGGGGGCTTCACCGAGTTCGTGGCGCTGCCGTTCGTGCACACCAACGCCCCGATCTACCTGGCCGGCATCGCCCGGCCGGGGCCGACGTGGCGGGAGAACCGGGTGGTGCACGCCATGGCCCGGCTGCTGCTGCACGGGCGGATCGACAACATCCAGTGCTCGTGGGTGAAGCTGGGTGACGCCGGCACGGTGGCGATGCTCCAGGGCGGCTGCAACGACCTGGGCGGCACGCTGATGGAGGAGACGATCTCCCGGATGGCCGGTTCCGCGAACGGGTCGGCGCGCACGGAGGAGCAGTTGCGGGCGATCGCGGAGGCGGCCGGGCGACCGGCGCGTCGGCGCACCACCGCGTACGGTCACATCCACGGCTGA
- the cofD gene encoding 2-phospho-L-lactate transferase — translation MRIVVLAGGIGGARFLVGVRAYARQVGAEVTAVVNVGDDLWLHGLKICPDLDSVMYTLGGGADPERGWGRVGESWTVKSELAAYGAEPSWFGLGDKDIATHLVRTTMLNGGYPLSAVTEALATRWQPGVRVLPATDERLETHAVVDLDGGQRAIHFQEWWVRYRADVPTHRFVFVGAETTKPAPGVLDAISAADVVLVAPSNPVVSIAPILAVPGLREAVTDGPAPVVGVSPIIGGAPVRGMADRCLAVLGVECSAAGVGGLYGARSAGGLLDGWLVAEEDEGTLVPEVTVRAVPLRMTDEAATAAMARAAVELR, via the coding sequence ATGCGCATCGTGGTTCTCGCGGGCGGCATCGGAGGCGCCCGGTTCCTGGTCGGGGTGCGGGCGTACGCCCGACAGGTGGGCGCCGAGGTGACCGCCGTCGTCAATGTCGGCGACGACCTGTGGCTGCACGGCCTGAAGATCTGCCCGGACCTGGACAGCGTCATGTACACCCTGGGCGGGGGCGCCGACCCGGAGCGCGGCTGGGGGCGCGTCGGGGAGAGCTGGACGGTCAAGTCGGAGCTGGCCGCGTACGGGGCGGAGCCGTCCTGGTTCGGGCTGGGCGACAAGGACATCGCCACCCACCTGGTGCGCACGACCATGCTCAACGGCGGCTACCCGCTCTCCGCGGTGACCGAGGCGCTGGCGACCCGCTGGCAGCCCGGCGTACGCGTGCTGCCGGCGACGGACGAGCGCCTGGAGACGCACGCGGTGGTGGACCTCGACGGCGGCCAGCGGGCGATCCACTTCCAGGAGTGGTGGGTGCGGTACCGCGCGGACGTCCCGACGCACCGGTTCGTCTTCGTCGGCGCGGAGACCACCAAGCCCGCGCCCGGTGTGCTGGACGCGATCAGCGCGGCCGACGTGGTGCTGGTGGCGCCGAGCAACCCGGTGGTGAGCATCGCGCCGATCCTGGCCGTGCCCGGCCTCCGCGAGGCGGTGACCGACGGTCCGGCCCCGGTGGTGGGCGTGTCGCCGATCATCGGCGGCGCCCCGGTGCGTGGGATGGCCGACCGCTGCCTGGCGGTGCTGGGCGTCGAGTGCAGCGCCGCCGGGGTGGGTGGGCTCTACGGTGCCCGGTCGGCGGGTGGCCTGCTGGACGGCTGGCTCGTCGCCGAGGAGGACGAGGGCACCCTGGTGCCCGAGGTGACGGTCCGCGCGGTCCCGCTGCGGATGACCGACGAGGCGGCGACGGCGGCGATGGCCCGCGCCGCGGTGGAGTTGCGGTGA
- a CDS encoding coenzyme F420-0:L-glutamate ligase, with translation MRLEILPVLGIGHVSEGDDLAAVIATAAPWLRDGDVLVVTSKIVSKSEGQLVDVPADGPERQTARDEVLAAETARVVATRGATRIVQTHHGFVMASAGIDASNVDKTRLVLLPKDPDASARALRAALRARYDLDVAVVISDTMGRPWRNGLTDVALGVAGMSALRDHRGEVDPYGNELQLTQMAVVDELAAAGELIKGKIDQVPVAVVRGYLTAARPDEDEAGAAVLVRDAAQDLFSLGTAEARTAGLVAAMTLPDGPGDTPADPAAVRRAIDAVAGVVAPGTVFTLVADDDDVRAGLVAAVPGWPDRATTLVLGSPPTPVDTTDLVRFGADVHRLRVALAVEGVPSLLLPPPAGSTASAALAL, from the coding sequence GTGAGGCTGGAGATCCTGCCGGTGCTGGGCATCGGCCACGTGTCCGAGGGAGACGACCTGGCGGCGGTGATCGCCACCGCGGCGCCCTGGCTCCGTGACGGGGACGTGCTGGTGGTCACCAGCAAGATCGTCTCGAAGTCGGAGGGGCAGCTCGTTGACGTGCCGGCGGACGGGCCGGAGCGGCAGACCGCCCGGGACGAGGTGCTGGCGGCGGAGACCGCCCGGGTGGTCGCCACCCGGGGCGCGACGCGGATCGTGCAGACCCACCACGGCTTCGTGATGGCCTCGGCGGGCATCGACGCGTCGAACGTCGACAAGACGCGGCTGGTGCTGCTGCCGAAGGATCCGGACGCCTCCGCCCGGGCGCTGCGCGCGGCGCTGCGCGCGCGCTACGACCTCGACGTCGCGGTCGTCATCAGCGACACCATGGGTCGGCCCTGGCGTAACGGGCTCACCGACGTGGCGCTCGGCGTGGCCGGCATGTCTGCCCTCCGCGACCACCGGGGCGAGGTCGACCCGTACGGCAACGAGCTCCAGCTGACCCAGATGGCGGTGGTCGACGAGCTGGCCGCCGCCGGTGAGCTGATCAAGGGCAAGATCGACCAGGTGCCGGTGGCCGTGGTGCGCGGCTACCTGACCGCCGCCCGGCCCGACGAGGACGAGGCCGGCGCCGCCGTGCTGGTTCGCGACGCCGCGCAGGACCTGTTCTCCCTCGGCACGGCCGAGGCACGGACCGCCGGTCTCGTCGCCGCCATGACCCTGCCGGACGGCCCCGGCGACACGCCCGCCGACCCGGCCGCGGTGCGGCGGGCGATCGACGCGGTGGCCGGCGTGGTCGCGCCGGGCACGGTGTTCACCCTGGTGGCCGACGACGACGACGTACGCGCCGGTCTGGTCGCCGCGGTGCCCGGCTGGCCGGACCGGGCCACCACCCTGGTCCTCGGCTCGCCGCCGACGCCGGTGGACACGACCGACCTGGTCCGCTTCGGCGCCGACGTGCACCGGTTGCGCGTCGCCCTGGCGGTGGAGGGCGTCCCGTCCCTCCTGCTGCCCCCGCCCGCCGGCAGCACGGCGAGCGCCGCCCTGGCCCTCTGA
- a CDS encoding ArsR/SmtB family transcription factor encodes MLKIYFSGEDILRTRVAPAADPVWELVLSLHLLQGRSRDPLMATWRRTVARGLRHDGNADQLRLLFALNPPRGYFPDFLTPYESVGGFEAGLDAVRSTPTPLLHRDLTVLAGENPLPSSASALARGEPDVLRMLTDSMEQYRSLAISPYWTRIQAAVEADRSRRARALLDGGVEGLLNSLRPAMRWEAGLLEVRDYPHSRELHLDGRGLLLVPSFFCARTPVALLDPALPPVLVYPVDRLGGLAPAGGDGGGAAGATPGHEALAALLGRTRAAVLEVSDDGCTTGEMARRLNISAAAASQHATVLRNAGLLVSHRDRNTVLHTLTPLGRAVLKA; translated from the coding sequence ATGCTGAAGATCTACTTTTCTGGGGAGGACATCCTCCGGACCAGGGTCGCGCCGGCCGCCGACCCGGTCTGGGAGCTGGTCCTGAGCCTGCACCTGTTGCAGGGCCGGAGCCGGGATCCGCTCATGGCGACCTGGCGCCGGACGGTGGCCCGTGGGCTGCGCCACGACGGCAACGCGGACCAGCTGCGCCTCCTCTTCGCGCTGAACCCGCCACGCGGCTACTTCCCCGACTTCCTCACCCCGTACGAGAGTGTCGGCGGCTTCGAGGCCGGCCTGGACGCCGTCCGCAGCACGCCCACCCCGCTGCTGCACCGGGACCTGACCGTGCTCGCCGGCGAGAATCCGCTGCCCTCGTCGGCGTCGGCGCTGGCCCGGGGCGAGCCGGATGTGCTGCGGATGCTGACCGACTCGATGGAGCAGTACCGGTCGCTGGCGATCAGCCCGTACTGGACGCGGATCCAGGCGGCCGTCGAGGCGGACCGGAGCCGCCGGGCCCGCGCCCTGCTCGACGGGGGCGTGGAGGGGCTGCTCAACAGCCTGCGGCCGGCGATGCGCTGGGAGGCCGGCCTGCTGGAGGTCCGCGACTACCCGCACAGTCGTGAGCTGCACCTCGACGGCCGAGGGCTGCTGCTGGTGCCGTCGTTCTTCTGCGCGCGTACGCCGGTGGCACTGCTCGACCCGGCGTTGCCGCCGGTCCTGGTCTACCCGGTGGACCGGCTGGGTGGGTTGGCGCCCGCCGGGGGTGACGGTGGTGGGGCGGCCGGGGCGACGCCGGGCCACGAGGCGCTGGCGGCGCTGCTGGGTCGTACGCGGGCGGCTGTGCTGGAGGTCAGCGACGACGGCTGCACCACCGGCGAGATGGCCCGGCGGCTGAACATCTCGGCGGCGGCGGCGAGCCAGCACGCGACGGTGCTGCGCAACGCGGGGCTGCTGGTCAGCCACCGCGACCGCAACACCGTCCTGCACACCCTGACCCCACTGGGCCGAGCCGTGCTCAAAGCCTGA
- a CDS encoding NUDIX hydrolase: MPDASTATAPAGTYADLHADAIALLDGWTPTSGTAAVARDRTLALLDAGPVAMSRAHRPGHVTASVLVFDATGSRVLLCLHGKLRRWVQLGGHCEPGDRTLADAALREATEESGIPGLVIDPVPIDVDIHPVSCQGPSAHHDVRFAVRAPAEAVERVSDESAALGWFPPDHLPEPLAGGTARLVAPARAALRRSPLRPAP, encoded by the coding sequence ATGCCCGACGCCTCGACCGCGACCGCACCGGCCGGCACGTACGCGGACCTGCACGCCGACGCGATCGCCCTGCTCGACGGTTGGACGCCGACCAGCGGCACCGCCGCCGTCGCCCGGGACCGCACCCTCGCGCTCCTCGACGCCGGGCCGGTGGCGATGAGCCGCGCCCACCGACCCGGGCACGTCACCGCCAGCGTGCTGGTGTTCGACGCCACCGGCAGCCGGGTGCTGCTCTGCCTGCACGGCAAGCTGCGGCGCTGGGTGCAGCTCGGTGGGCACTGCGAGCCCGGCGACCGCACGCTCGCCGACGCCGCCCTGCGCGAGGCGACCGAGGAGTCCGGCATCCCCGGCCTGGTGATCGACCCGGTGCCGATCGACGTGGACATCCACCCGGTCAGTTGTCAGGGCCCGTCCGCGCACCACGACGTCCGGTTCGCCGTCCGGGCACCCGCCGAGGCGGTGGAGCGGGTCAGCGACGAGTCGGCCGCGCTCGGCTGGTTCCCGCCGGACCACCTGCCCGAGCCGCTGGCGGGCGGGACGGCACGACTCGTCGCGCCGGCCCGCGCGGCCCTCAGACGTAGTCCTCTTCGCCCCGCTCCTTGA
- a CDS encoding mannose-1-phosphate guanylyltransferase gives MLYAVIPAGGSGTRLWPLSRAGHPKFLHPLTGSSASLLQATVERLAPLTTPERTLVVTGAAHVAAVARQLTGLPEQNILVEPSPRDSCAAIALAAAVIALRDPDAVMGSFAADHLIGDPLRWAETVREAMRGAERGLLMTVGITPTRAETGYGYLECGELLGDGQLRMVAEFKEKPAAAVAEAYVRSGRHLWNASMFVWRVDVFLAELARQQPALHAGVTAIASAWGTAEQDDVLGAVWPTLPKISVDYAVMEGAATAGRVATVPGDFGWNDVGDFHTLGDVLPADPAGNVVLGGAKPGVLLRDSSGLVVVPHSGRLVAAIGLHDLIVVDTPDAVLVCPRDRAQDVKAVVDELKERGEEDYV, from the coding sequence ATGCTCTACGCGGTCATCCCGGCCGGCGGCAGCGGCACACGACTGTGGCCGTTGTCCCGGGCCGGGCACCCCAAGTTCCTGCACCCGCTCACCGGGTCCTCCGCCTCCCTGCTCCAGGCCACGGTGGAGCGGCTGGCGCCGCTGACCACACCGGAGCGGACGCTGGTGGTCACCGGGGCCGCGCACGTGGCGGCGGTGGCGCGCCAGCTCACCGGCCTGCCCGAGCAGAACATCCTGGTGGAGCCGTCGCCGCGCGACTCCTGCGCCGCGATCGCGCTGGCCGCCGCGGTGATCGCGCTGCGGGACCCGGACGCGGTGATGGGTTCGTTCGCCGCCGACCACCTCATCGGTGACCCGCTGCGCTGGGCGGAGACGGTGCGCGAGGCGATGCGGGGCGCCGAGCGTGGGCTGCTCATGACGGTGGGCATCACCCCCACCCGAGCGGAGACCGGCTACGGCTACCTGGAGTGCGGTGAACTGCTCGGCGACGGCCAGCTGCGCATGGTCGCCGAGTTCAAGGAGAAGCCGGCGGCCGCCGTGGCCGAGGCGTACGTTCGCTCCGGCCGGCACCTCTGGAACGCCAGCATGTTCGTGTGGCGGGTGGACGTCTTCCTTGCCGAGCTGGCGCGTCAGCAGCCGGCCCTGCACGCCGGCGTCACCGCGATCGCGTCCGCCTGGGGGACCGCGGAGCAGGACGACGTCCTCGGCGCGGTCTGGCCGACCCTGCCGAAGATCTCCGTGGACTACGCGGTGATGGAGGGCGCGGCGACGGCCGGTCGGGTGGCCACCGTGCCCGGCGACTTCGGCTGGAACGACGTCGGTGACTTCCACACCCTCGGTGACGTGCTGCCGGCCGACCCGGCCGGCAACGTGGTCCTCGGCGGGGCGAAGCCGGGTGTGCTGCTGCGGGACAGCAGCGGCCTGGTGGTGGTGCCGCACTCGGGGCGGCTGGTGGCGGCCATCGGGCTGCACGACCTCATCGTGGTGGACACACCGGACGCGGTGCTGGTCTGCCCCCGCGACCGGGCCCAGGACGTGAAGGCCGTGGTCGACGAGCTCAAGGAGCGGGGCGAAGAGGACTACGTCTGA
- a CDS encoding glycosyltransferase family 4 protein, producing MTAGRPPRVLIDATSVPADRGGVGRYVDGLLGALGKVCGTAVELAVVSLRTDLERYTRMLPGAEIIPAPAAVAHRPARLAWEQTGLPLLAQQVGAEVLHSPFYTCPLRAGCPVTVTVHDATFFTEPEHYDKSRRTFFRSAIKTSLRRADRVIVPSKATRDELIRLLDADPTRIDVAYHGVDHAAFHAPTEEEKARVRARLGLGSSSYIAFLGAKEPRKNVPNLIRGWARAVADRPNPPALVVAGGQGHDDDIDRAVAEVPSHLRLLRPGYLRYADLPGFLGGALVAAYPSYGEGFGLPILEAMACAAPVLTTPRLSLPEVGGDAVAYTSENPDQIATDLTVLLDDEPRRLALAKAGFDRAKEFTWESSAEVHIAAWSRARA from the coding sequence GTGACCGCCGGTCGCCCGCCCCGCGTGCTCATCGACGCCACGAGTGTCCCCGCCGACCGTGGCGGCGTCGGTAGATACGTCGACGGCCTGCTCGGCGCCCTCGGCAAGGTGTGCGGCACAGCCGTCGAACTGGCGGTGGTGAGCCTGCGGACGGACCTGGAGCGTTACACCCGGATGCTGCCCGGGGCCGAGATCATCCCCGCGCCCGCCGCCGTCGCGCACCGGCCGGCCCGGCTCGCCTGGGAGCAGACCGGGTTGCCGCTGCTGGCCCAGCAGGTGGGCGCCGAGGTGCTGCACTCACCCTTCTACACCTGTCCGCTGCGGGCGGGTTGTCCGGTCACGGTGACGGTGCACGACGCGACCTTCTTCACCGAGCCGGAGCACTACGACAAGTCCCGCCGCACCTTCTTCCGCAGCGCCATCAAGACCTCGCTGCGCCGCGCCGACCGGGTGATCGTGCCGAGCAAGGCCACCCGCGACGAGCTGATCCGGCTGCTGGACGCCGACCCGACCCGGATCGACGTGGCCTACCACGGTGTCGACCACGCGGCCTTCCACGCGCCGACCGAGGAGGAGAAGGCCCGGGTGCGGGCACGGCTCGGGCTGGGCAGCAGCAGCTATATCGCGTTCCTGGGCGCCAAGGAGCCGCGCAAGAACGTACCCAACCTGATCCGCGGCTGGGCGCGGGCCGTGGCCGACCGGCCCAACCCGCCCGCGCTGGTCGTGGCCGGTGGCCAGGGGCACGACGACGACATCGACCGCGCGGTCGCCGAGGTGCCCTCGCACCTGCGCCTGCTGCGCCCGGGCTATCTCCGCTACGCGGACCTGCCCGGTTTCCTCGGCGGCGCACTGGTCGCGGCCTACCCGTCCTACGGGGAGGGTTTCGGCCTGCCGATCCTGGAGGCGATGGCGTGCGCCGCGCCGGTGCTCACCACCCCGCGGCTGTCGCTGCCCGAGGTCGGCGGTGACGCGGTGGCGTACACGAGTGAGAACCCGGACCAGATCGCGACGGACCTGACCGTCCTGCTGGACGACGAGCCGCGCCGGTTGGCCCTGGCCAAGGCCGGTTTCGACCGGGCGAAGGAGTTCACCTGGGAGTCCAGCGCCGAGGTCCACATCGCGGCGTGGAGCCGGGCGCGCGCCTGA
- a CDS encoding TIGR03089 family protein, with protein sequence MAENIARVFADAVATDPTRPLLTWYDDATGERTELSGTTLANWVAKTANLLVDELAVGPDDSAGVLLPPHWQTAAVLLGCWSAGLTVADAPGPVEVLFAAADRVGEAPAWPANERYALALAPFAMPLREVPPGFVDYVVEVRTHGDHFTPVPTGGPTERELLTRARARAGEFGLTAGDRVLVDAARYADPVDWLLAPMTANATVVLCGNLDESRLANRQESEKTTKTLP encoded by the coding sequence ATGGCCGAGAACATTGCCCGGGTGTTCGCCGACGCGGTGGCGACCGACCCGACCCGACCGCTGCTCACCTGGTACGACGACGCCACCGGCGAACGCACCGAACTGTCCGGCACGACCCTCGCGAACTGGGTGGCGAAGACCGCCAACCTGCTGGTCGACGAGCTGGCCGTGGGGCCCGACGACAGCGCCGGGGTGCTCCTGCCCCCGCACTGGCAGACCGCCGCGGTGCTGCTGGGCTGCTGGTCGGCCGGCCTCACCGTGGCCGATGCCCCCGGCCCGGTCGAGGTGCTCTTCGCCGCCGCCGACCGGGTGGGCGAGGCGCCCGCGTGGCCGGCGAACGAGCGGTACGCGCTCGCGCTGGCCCCGTTCGCCATGCCGCTGCGCGAGGTGCCGCCGGGCTTCGTGGACTACGTCGTGGAGGTACGCACCCACGGTGACCACTTCACGCCGGTCCCGACCGGCGGGCCGACCGAACGGGAGCTGCTGACGCGGGCTCGGGCCCGGGCGGGGGAGTTCGGCCTCACCGCGGGCGACCGGGTGCTGGTCGACGCGGCCCGCTACGCCGACCCGGTGGACTGGCTGCTCGCCCCTATGACCGCCAACGCCACCGTCGTCCTCTGCGGCAACCTCGACGAGTCCCGCCTAGCGAACCGCCAAGAATCCGAAAAAACCACCAAAACCCTCCCCTAA